One Fusobacterium sp. DD2 DNA window includes the following coding sequences:
- a CDS encoding antA/AntB antirepressor family protein produces the protein MLLEKVKGFINEDGSKDKTGITAVSARQLWTKLEVKTYFTDWMRRRIKRYDYQNGVDYIWYGDDYALSLDMACELALIENTDTGRDIRRYLVNYKKGNTQSTTNKTNTSNTADKEKIAKLEKRE, from the coding sequence TTGTTACTTGAGAAAGTAAAAGGCTTTATTAATGAAGATGGATCTAAAGATAAAACAGGAATAACAGCAGTTAGTGCAAGACAATTATGGACTAAACTAGAGGTAAAAACTTATTTTACTGACTGGATGAGAAGAAGAATTAAAAGATATGATTATCAAAATGGAGTTGATTATATCTGGTATGGAGATGACTATGCTTTATCACTTGATATGGCTTGCGAATTAGCTTTGATTGAGAATACAGATACAGGAAGAGATATAAGAAGATATTTAGTTAATTATAAGAAAGGGAATACTCAGAGTACAACTAATAAGACTAATACAAGTAATACTGCGGATAAAGAGAAGATTGCTAAACTTGAAAAGAGAGAATAA